One stretch of Synechococcus sp. MU1617 DNA includes these proteins:
- a CDS encoding BMC domain-containing protein: protein MATPSPTPRRRTTRSTAAANKTVDVKPVASTPAPASTPAKASPAATTARRSSPTTTRRSSASSTGSGGGSAVAKPAAMPSPKVPGVALGLIETRGMVPAIEAADAMTKAAEVTLICREYVGGGYVTVMVRGETGAVNAAVRAGADACERVGDGLVAAHIIARPHNEVEPVLAGSGAARRS from the coding sequence ATGGCCACTCCTTCCCCCACCCCCCGTCGTCGCACCACCCGCAGCACGGCTGCGGCAAACAAGACCGTTGATGTGAAGCCCGTGGCCAGCACCCCTGCTCCGGCGTCGACTCCCGCCAAGGCCTCCCCTGCGGCAACAACAGCCCGTCGCTCTTCGCCCACGACCACCCGTCGCAGCAGCGCCTCCAGCACAGGATCCGGTGGTGGATCAGCTGTGGCTAAACCCGCTGCTATGCCTTCCCCAAAAGTCCCCGGTGTGGCCTTGGGCTTGATCGAGACCCGCGGCATGGTTCCTGCTATCGAGGCAGCCGATGCGATGACCAAGGCTGCGGAAGTCACCCTGATCTGCCGTGAATACGTCGGTGGTGGTTACGTCACGGTGATGGTGCGTGGTGAAACCGGTGCCGTGAATGCCGCTGTGCGTGCCGGAGCTGATGCCTGCGAGCGGGTCGGTGATGGCCTCGTTGCCGCTCACATCATTGCCCGCCCCCACAACGAAGTGGAACCAGTGTTGGCCGGCAGTGGCGCAGCCCGCCGTAGCTGA
- a CDS encoding carboxysome peptide B, translating to MEIMQVMGTLICSYRVAGLDHMHLRILRNNKGKKLVAVDPVGAREGNWVFTASGSAARHACPDNTVLTDLTIGGIIDFWNPDG from the coding sequence ATGGAGATCATGCAGGTGATGGGCACGTTGATCTGCTCCTACCGGGTTGCCGGACTGGATCACATGCATCTGCGCATCCTGCGCAACAACAAGGGCAAGAAGCTGGTGGCCGTTGATCCCGTTGGGGCCCGTGAGGGCAACTGGGTGTTTACTGCCAGTGGTTCAGCTGCACGGCATGCCTGCCCTGACAACACCGTTCTCACCGATCTGACCATCGGTGGAATCATCGATTTCTGGAATCCGGACGGATAG
- a CDS encoding carboxysome shell carbonic anhydrase: MVRSKPLRGGRPQAPSAPTRRQLQQLATISESAQTTSEVESSTRQAALERRRALTTSGKAAQLGGGSVGGGRIRSSNDVKRPAPSQPGWVRREKAATRAVPFNLSRSSLPITHRRHPLTDASSNSRLQAYELEIKGRFDRIVPLLQQVSALQHETDFIPQAQRLCRAELGFDLPDHILQRAWVRPLDMRALFAWCVFESHRLFSDRFFQDDPLDAGTGSAASREFEQFLLDCGIHLLDLTPCADGRLAHTVAYALRIPFSAVRRRSHAGAMFDVENTVNRWVKTEHRRYREGSPNPSTEPTRYLKVVTYHFSSLDPSHQGCAAHGSNDELAAAAGHQRLLDFRESVENSFCCGASVDLLLIGLDTDTDAIRVHPPSRDSEMVLDRWLCARELHAATASMSADQAMAQIAEAVESSAPGPMDAGMVSFLTRLLANNFSQIDYVQDLHGGTYPDAGHAERFIGVGIGFKEVHLRNLTYFAHLDTVEEGAPDLDVGVKIFKGLNVARDLPIPVVVRFDYSGRVPGARERAIADCLRVNQAIADRYAALVDEGLLHTCLTIRDRNQTAPAEVVGSTLDPQLPEAH; the protein is encoded by the coding sequence ATGGTTCGCTCCAAGCCTCTCCGTGGCGGGCGACCTCAGGCCCCCTCGGCACCCACTCGACGCCAGCTTCAGCAGCTGGCCACAATCTCTGAATCCGCCCAGACAACATCTGAGGTGGAGTCTTCCACCCGCCAAGCCGCTCTGGAACGCCGCCGTGCCCTCACCACTTCGGGTAAGGCCGCTCAACTGGGTGGCGGCTCAGTGGGCGGCGGTCGGATTCGCTCCAGCAACGACGTCAAGCGTCCCGCTCCCTCTCAGCCGGGCTGGGTACGACGCGAGAAAGCAGCTACCCGGGCGGTTCCTTTCAATCTGAGCCGCAGTTCGCTGCCGATTACCCATCGGCGTCATCCGTTGACGGATGCATCGTCGAACTCCCGTCTTCAGGCCTACGAGCTGGAGATCAAGGGACGTTTTGATCGGATCGTTCCCCTGCTCCAACAGGTTTCAGCGCTTCAGCACGAAACCGATTTCATCCCCCAAGCCCAGCGGTTGTGCCGGGCCGAACTCGGGTTTGACCTGCCGGATCACATCCTGCAGCGGGCCTGGGTGCGTCCTCTCGACATGCGCGCCCTGTTCGCCTGGTGTGTGTTCGAAAGTCACCGGCTGTTTAGCGATCGCTTTTTCCAGGACGACCCACTGGATGCCGGTACGGGCAGTGCTGCCTCCAGAGAGTTCGAACAGTTCCTGCTCGACTGCGGTATCCATCTGCTCGATCTAACGCCCTGCGCTGATGGTCGTTTGGCCCATACCGTGGCCTACGCCCTGCGTATTCCCTTCAGTGCTGTGCGTCGCCGTTCCCACGCCGGCGCCATGTTCGACGTGGAGAACACGGTGAACCGCTGGGTCAAAACCGAGCATCGTCGTTACCGCGAAGGCTCACCCAATCCCTCCACCGAACCGACCCGTTATCTGAAGGTGGTGACTTACCACTTCAGTTCCCTCGATCCCTCCCACCAGGGCTGCGCTGCCCATGGCAGCAATGATGAACTGGCGGCAGCCGCGGGGCATCAGCGCCTGCTCGATTTTCGTGAGTCGGTGGAAAACAGCTTCTGCTGCGGTGCCTCCGTTGATCTTTTGCTGATCGGCCTCGACACCGACACCGATGCGATCCGGGTTCACCCCCCAAGCCGCGACAGCGAAATGGTGCTCGACCGTTGGCTTTGCGCCAGAGAACTACATGCAGCTACGGCATCGATGAGTGCTGATCAGGCGATGGCGCAGATTGCAGAAGCCGTTGAGAGCTCTGCTCCTGGCCCCATGGATGCCGGGATGGTGTCTTTCCTGACCCGGTTGCTCGCCAACAACTTCTCCCAAATCGATTACGTGCAGGATCTGCATGGGGGTACTTACCCGGATGCCGGGCACGCGGAGCGGTTCATCGGTGTTGGCATCGGCTTCAAAGAGGTGCATCTGCGCAACCTCACCTACTTCGCTCACCTCGACACGGTTGAAGAGGGCGCCCCTGATCTCGATGTGGGCGTGAAAATTTTCAAGGGTCTGAATGTCGCCCGGGATCTGCCGATTCCGGTTGTGGTGCGTTTCGACTACTCAGGCCGGGTGCCCGGTGCTCGGGAACGGGCCATCGCTGATTGCCTACGGGTGAACCAGGCCATCGCCGATCGCTACGCAGCTCTCGTCGATGAGGGTCTGCTCCACACTTGTCTCACCATTCGCGACCGCAACCAGACGGCTCCGGCCGAGGTCGTCGGTTCCACGCTCGACCCGCAACTTCCGGAGGCTCACTGA
- a CDS encoding carboxysome peptide A, whose amino-acid sequence MLIVKVVKPLVSTNRIPDFEHKHLQVVLDGSTKKVAVDAVGAKPGDWVICVSSSAAREAAGSKSYPSDLTIVGIIDHWEPDPPKTSAPSPSPSNPAGGKAS is encoded by the coding sequence ATGCTCATCGTCAAGGTCGTCAAGCCGCTCGTCTCCACCAACCGGATCCCCGATTTCGAGCACAAGCATCTGCAGGTGGTGCTCGATGGCAGCACCAAGAAGGTGGCGGTCGATGCGGTCGGTGCCAAGCCGGGTGACTGGGTGATCTGCGTTAGCAGCTCGGCCGCCCGTGAAGCCGCCGGCAGCAAGTCGTACCCAAGTGACCTCACGATTGTGGGGATCATTGATCACTGGGAGCCCGACCCTCCGAAGACCTCTGCTCCATCTCCCAGCCCCAGCAACCCCGCGGGAGGCAAGGCCAGCTGA